In a genomic window of Nothobranchius furzeri strain GRZ-AD chromosome 14, NfurGRZ-RIMD1, whole genome shotgun sequence:
- the rftn2 gene encoding raftlin-2 isoform X1 — protein sequence MGCGLRKLEDPEDSSPGKIYSTLKRPQVESRTDAVYEYVLLDFSLEGSRPTVQYVSSLSELPQALQSYYTQGFVLTALHPIILSVGRTRSLPFSLLYRAILARPKLSCQVGSLCPSMPRLKVEEWPLPGDSLTSDTVRALIDRVNSSARGGVRFIGSVLQQVSGITNGRLNSPNRSPRSPSHTPPQTPTGDGEPEDNTYSPDLRLLVFFHSWAPGCAPLDSLACQYHQGALSMRISRKGHVVSALEADWLELTATYYCKGWSLVDSFVYWDTPKGEPALRSLEGLFVYEERSTSTPANDAIIVEQWTVIEGSSVKTDYGPLLHTLAEFGWLLTCVLPTPIIRHDSDGNLATKQVVFLQRPVRGAAAKHPRNQSALDHTSSRSVTHAVSSPTPTDDLSPAAGSIDGFPVFGGGYPSSLSHLDEGGFEQEEGKAEVTCM from the exons GAGAGCAGGACGGACGCCGTGTATGAGTACGTGCTGCTGGACTTCAGCCTGGAAG gtagCCGTCCCACGGTCCAGTATGTGTCTTCGCTCTCCGAGCTCCCTCAGGCGCTACAGTCCTACTACACTCAGGGCTTCGTTTTGACTGCCCTCCATCCCATCATCCTGTCTGTGGGCCGAACCCGGTCGCTTCCATTCAGCCTGCTCTACCGCGCCATCTTGGCCCGTCCCAAACTTAG CTGTCAGGTGGGGTCCTTGTGCCCCAGCATGCCCAGGCTGAAGGTGGAGGAGTGGCCTTTACCAGGAGACTCGCTGACCAGTGACACCGTGCGGGCGCTCATTGACAGG GTGAACAGCAGTGCTCGTGGAGGCGTTCGGTTCATCGGCTCCGTCCTGCAGCAGGTGAGCGGCATCACCAACGGGAGGTTGAACAGTCCAAACCGGAGCCCGCGGTCCCCGTCACACACACCCCCCCAAACCCCCACTGGAGACGGGGAGCCAGAGGACAACACCTACAGTCCTG ACCTGAGACTACTGGTCTTCTTCCATTCCTGGGCTCCAGGCTGTGCTCCTCTAGACTCACTGGCTTGTCAGTACCATCAGGGGGCGCTCTCCATGCGAATTTCCAGAAAAGGCCATGTGGTTAGCGCCTTGGAGGCTGATTGGCTGGAGCTGACTGCTACTTACTACTGCAAAGGCTGGTCTCTGGTGGACTCCTTCGTGTACTGGGACACACCTAAAG GTGAGCCGGCGCTTCGGTCGCTGGAGGGACTGTTTGTTTATGAGGAGAGAAGCACCTCGACGCCAGCTAATGATGCCATAATTGTGGAGCAGTGGACCGTCATTGAG GGCTCCAGCGTAAAAACAGATTACGGGCCCCTTCTTCACACTCTGGCCGAGTTCGGCTGGCTGCTCACCTGCGTGCTGCCTACGCCCATCATCCGGCATGACAG TGATGGGAATCTGGCCACAAAGCAGGTCGTGTTCCTGCAGAGGCCAGTCCGAGGTGCAGCGGCCAAACACCCGAGGAACCAA TCGGCGTTGGATCACACCTCGAGTCGCTCTGTGACTCATGCGGTCAGCAGCCCCACCCCCACAGATGACCTCTCTCCTGCCGCGGGAAGCATCGATGGTTTCCCGGTGTTCGGAGGCGGGTACCCCAGCTCCCTGTCCCACCTGGATGAAGGCGGCTTTGAGCAAGAGGAGGGGAAGGCAGAGGTCACCTGCATGTGA
- the rftn2 gene encoding raftlin-2 isoform X2 has translation MGCGLRKLEDPEDSSPGKIYSTLKRPQVESRTDAVYEYVLLDFSLEGSRPTVQYVSSLSELPQALQSYYTQGFVLTALHPIILSVGRTRSLPFSLLYRAILARPKLSCQVGSLCPSMPRLKVEEWPLPGDSLTSDTVRALIDRVNSSARGGVRFIGSVLQQVSGITNGRLNSPNRSPRSPSHTPPQTPTGDGEPEDNTYSPDLRLLVFFHSWAPGCAPLDSLACQYHQGALSMRISRKGHVVSALEADWLELTATYYCKGWSLVDSFVYWDTPKGEPALRSLEGLFVYEERSTSTPANDAIIVEQWTVIEGSSVKTDYGPLLHTLAEFGWLLTCVLPTPIIRHDSDGNLATKQVVFLQRPVRGAAAKHPRNQLSL, from the exons GAGAGCAGGACGGACGCCGTGTATGAGTACGTGCTGCTGGACTTCAGCCTGGAAG gtagCCGTCCCACGGTCCAGTATGTGTCTTCGCTCTCCGAGCTCCCTCAGGCGCTACAGTCCTACTACACTCAGGGCTTCGTTTTGACTGCCCTCCATCCCATCATCCTGTCTGTGGGCCGAACCCGGTCGCTTCCATTCAGCCTGCTCTACCGCGCCATCTTGGCCCGTCCCAAACTTAG CTGTCAGGTGGGGTCCTTGTGCCCCAGCATGCCCAGGCTGAAGGTGGAGGAGTGGCCTTTACCAGGAGACTCGCTGACCAGTGACACCGTGCGGGCGCTCATTGACAGG GTGAACAGCAGTGCTCGTGGAGGCGTTCGGTTCATCGGCTCCGTCCTGCAGCAGGTGAGCGGCATCACCAACGGGAGGTTGAACAGTCCAAACCGGAGCCCGCGGTCCCCGTCACACACACCCCCCCAAACCCCCACTGGAGACGGGGAGCCAGAGGACAACACCTACAGTCCTG ACCTGAGACTACTGGTCTTCTTCCATTCCTGGGCTCCAGGCTGTGCTCCTCTAGACTCACTGGCTTGTCAGTACCATCAGGGGGCGCTCTCCATGCGAATTTCCAGAAAAGGCCATGTGGTTAGCGCCTTGGAGGCTGATTGGCTGGAGCTGACTGCTACTTACTACTGCAAAGGCTGGTCTCTGGTGGACTCCTTCGTGTACTGGGACACACCTAAAG GTGAGCCGGCGCTTCGGTCGCTGGAGGGACTGTTTGTTTATGAGGAGAGAAGCACCTCGACGCCAGCTAATGATGCCATAATTGTGGAGCAGTGGACCGTCATTGAG GGCTCCAGCGTAAAAACAGATTACGGGCCCCTTCTTCACACTCTGGCCGAGTTCGGCTGGCTGCTCACCTGCGTGCTGCCTACGCCCATCATCCGGCATGACAG TGATGGGAATCTGGCCACAAAGCAGGTCGTGTTCCTGCAGAGGCCAGTCCGAGGTGCAGCGGCCAAACACCCGAGGAACCAA ctctcatTGTAG